A window of Dorea formicigenerans contains these coding sequences:
- the lepB gene encoding signal peptidase I, protein MEQSIRSNRAGSTEEVIRQRRQRTILRKLRGSDLRKAAFLAVFLVLLFRCVFGVTFEYGSDMKPAIGDKDLLLYYRLQDSYTGGDVVVYEKRGVEMVGRIAAMPGETVEITKDGQLVINGYTQADINQEDMYNPGNENGTGKVTLKSQQYYILSDDHSVSRDSRTLGAVSKNEIRGLVITVIRRRNI, encoded by the coding sequence ATGGAGCAGAGTATACGATCCAACCGGGCAGGTAGTACGGAAGAGGTAATCCGACAAAGAAGGCAGCGAACGATACTTCGGAAGCTTCGTGGCAGTGATCTTAGAAAAGCAGCATTTCTTGCGGTCTTTCTTGTGCTTCTGTTCAGGTGTGTGTTCGGAGTGACATTTGAGTATGGAAGCGATATGAAACCGGCAATTGGTGACAAAGATCTGTTATTATACTACCGCCTGCAGGACTCATATACGGGAGGTGATGTAGTCGTATATGAAAAGCGAGGAGTAGAGATGGTCGGAAGAATTGCGGCGATGCCTGGTGAGACAGTGGAAATTACGAAGGACGGACAGCTTGTCATAAATGGTTATACACAGGCAGATATAAACCAGGAAGATATGTATAACCCGGGAAATGAAAATGGTACAGGAAAAGTAACGCTTAAAAGTCAGCAATATTATATTTTAAGTGATGATCACAGTGTGTCCAGAGACAGCAGGACACTGGGAGCAGTATCGAAAAACGAGATCCGAGGACTTGTTATCACTGTGATCCGAAGGAGAAATATATAA
- a CDS encoding DUF7601 domain-containing protein, giving the protein MKKRGRRCLISLLLGLCLLMPSQMNALAADAQEDSSSVQAVEEAMPEQENATTIDENQIDNTMQDDQDISVLADNYPATGKITAKIYLRYSNAIPKDINQDFGMDEFGPSGNNAPYFTVTVNLDQLNKKPVKTYVKNYGRTWYIYYSIDSDESWNPGDKADAANRVQNATNLWEQAILQAMSSTDQKKFENVFGSNMFVGYVLKRENDGWHIDGILKKDPPVYVVELYDQNDQALFAISSNEQKLPGVTYADFKTKVEEALGGTNYQYLTEEKDRIVLNYDKDGRIWRVTITPKTDGADKDYAGIYHVDPANNKFSYRTVSRNTYYLSRMKIKVEDVTPVNLTISKIIKGSAANPAEHFTFTLTASRLAGKTFDVIYNGTQNCSEAHASKITFDQSGNASVVLKNGESATIQQITSGDVRIKEESGDYWASVTVNGADERYDQENGLLLNIDNTNVTAAFTNQMEQQPVTGIAMMTFPYVLILCIAVLALGYGYARRKRNV; this is encoded by the coding sequence ATGAAAAAAAGAGGAAGAAGATGTTTGATTTCATTACTCCTCGGGCTCTGCCTTCTGATGCCGTCACAGATGAATGCATTGGCGGCAGATGCACAGGAAGACAGTAGTTCTGTACAGGCTGTAGAGGAGGCGATGCCAGAGCAGGAAAATGCTACTACAATAGATGAAAATCAGATTGACAATACGATGCAGGATGACCAGGATATTTCAGTACTTGCAGACAATTATCCTGCTACAGGTAAGATTACTGCAAAAATATATCTGAGATATAGTAATGCGATACCAAAAGATATTAACCAGGATTTTGGTATGGATGAATTTGGACCATCGGGTAACAATGCTCCGTATTTTACGGTTACGGTGAATTTGGACCAGTTGAATAAAAAGCCAGTAAAGACTTATGTAAAAAACTATGGTCGGACATGGTACATCTACTATTCCATTGACAGTGATGAATCTTGGAATCCAGGAGATAAGGCAGATGCTGCGAACCGGGTGCAAAATGCCACGAATCTCTGGGAGCAAGCAATTCTGCAGGCTATGAGCAGTACGGATCAGAAGAAGTTTGAAAATGTATTTGGAAGCAATATGTTTGTAGGTTATGTCCTGAAACGGGAGAATGATGGCTGGCATATTGACGGAATTCTGAAGAAAGATCCACCGGTTTATGTAGTGGAGTTATATGATCAGAATGATCAGGCATTATTTGCAATTTCTTCCAATGAACAAAAGCTTCCAGGTGTTACTTATGCAGATTTTAAAACAAAAGTGGAAGAAGCACTTGGTGGAACGAATTATCAATATCTGACAGAGGAAAAAGACCGGATTGTTCTGAACTACGACAAAGATGGACGGATATGGCGGGTGACTATCACGCCAAAGACAGATGGGGCAGATAAAGATTATGCAGGTATTTATCATGTGGATCCGGCAAATAACAAGTTTTCTTACCGGACTGTTTCGAGGAATACTTATTATCTGAGCCGGATGAAGATTAAAGTAGAAGATGTGACACCGGTCAATTTGACCATTTCCAAAATTATAAAAGGCAGTGCAGCAAATCCAGCCGAACATTTTACATTTACACTGACTGCATCCAGATTGGCAGGAAAGACATTCGATGTAATCTATAATGGAACTCAGAATTGTTCCGAAGCACATGCTTCAAAGATTACATTTGACCAGTCAGGAAATGCCAGCGTTGTTCTGAAAAATGGTGAGTCAGCTACGATACAACAGATCACATCTGGAGACGTTAGAATCAAAGAAGAAAGTGGAGATTACTGGGCTTCTGTTACTGTAAATGGTGCTGATGAGAGATATGACCAGGAGAATGGCCTCCTGCTTAATATTGACAATACGAATGTTACAGCAGCATTTACAAATCAGATGGAGCAGCAGCCGGTGACAGGGATTGCCATGATGACATTTCCATATGTGCTGATTCTTTGTATCGCAGTGCTGGCATTGGGATATGGATATGCCAGAAGAAAGAGAAATGTATGA
- a CDS encoding Uma2 family endonuclease, producing MTVEEMKQRKKEFGYSNEKLSELSGVPLGTVQKVLAGVTRSPRYETLIALERVLKKQTDRIGEALPETSEKRQGDYTVEDYYLIPKERRVELIDGVIYDMASPTAIHQILSTELCNIIRSYISQQKGRCIVMAAPMDVQLDCDDKTMVQPDVMVVCDRDKITRKCIYGAPDLAVEILSDSTKKKDMYVKLGKYMDAGVREYWLVDPKGKKVIVYDFEAEVTPSIYGFSSKVPVGIFKGECEVDFAKIYEYISFLYEEDDV from the coding sequence ATGACGGTAGAAGAGATGAAGCAAAGAAAAAAGGAATTTGGTTATTCGAATGAGAAACTTTCAGAGCTTTCGGGAGTACCGCTTGGAACGGTGCAGAAAGTTCTTGCGGGAGTTACCAGATCTCCAAGATATGAAACTTTAATTGCGCTTGAAAGGGTATTGAAAAAGCAGACAGACAGAATTGGTGAAGCGTTACCAGAGACGTCTGAAAAGAGACAGGGTGATTATACGGTAGAGGATTATTATTTAATTCCGAAGGAAAGACGTGTTGAACTTATTGATGGCGTGATTTATGATATGGCTTCACCGACTGCCATCCATCAGATCCTGTCTACAGAATTGTGTAATATAATCCGGTCATATATCAGTCAGCAGAAAGGAAGATGTATTGTCATGGCTGCACCTATGGACGTACAGCTTGATTGTGACGATAAAACTATGGTGCAGCCAGATGTTATGGTCGTCTGTGACCGTGACAAGATTACAAGAAAATGTATATATGGAGCCCCGGATCTGGCAGTGGAGATACTTTCTGATTCTACAAAGAAAAAAGATATGTATGTGAAACTGGGAAAATATATGGATGCAGGAGTTCGGGAATACTGGCTGGTGGATCCGAAGGGGAAGAAGGTTATTGTGTATGATTTTGAAGCAGAGGTAACACCGTCTATTTATGGATTTAGCTCCAAAGTTCCAGTGGGTATATTCAAAGGAGAATGTGAAGTAGATTTTGCAAAGATTTATGAATACATTAGCTTTCTGTATGAAGAAGACGATGTGTAA